In the Pleurodeles waltl isolate 20211129_DDA chromosome 3_1, aPleWal1.hap1.20221129, whole genome shotgun sequence genome, CACCATCTATCGCACAAACAAGAAGACCACCTTCTGCTGCACAGAGAAAGAACTGGAAGGAGACATCCCTGTGGGACGATACGGCCATTCTATTAATGTTGTTTATAGCAGGGGCAAAAAGATGTGTGTGATATTTGGAGGAAGATCTTATATTCCCCAGGGGCTGAGGAATTCAGAGAACTGGAACAGTGTTGAGGACTGTGAGCCCTGTGTTTTTTTGATTGACCTTGAGTTTGGATGTTCCACCTCGTATGCCCTACCACAGCTTCAACATGGATTCTCCTTCCATGTTTCTTTGGCCAGAAACAACACAGTTTACATTTTGGGTGGCCATTGCCTCAAAAGCAATAGCCGCCCACCAACATTGTACAAACTAAAAATTGATTTGCCTCTTGGTAGCCCATCCATAAGCTGCACACTGCTTCCCGGTGGTTTGTCATTGTCAAGTGCCATTGTCACTCAGATTGGCAGCAAAGACTTTGTTATTGTTGGCGGTTATGAATCTGACACCCAGAAGAGGATGGTGTGCCATGCCATCACCCTAGAAGATGACAGCATTGAGATCTCAAGGAAAGATAGCCCAGAATGGACATCAGAGATCAAGCATGGCAAGATCTGGTTTGGCAGCAACATGGGCAATGGTGCTGTGCTTTTTGGCTTACCTGGAGACAACAAGCAGCAGGCAACTGACTCCAACTTTTTCTATGTCTTGAACTTTGGGCAAGAGAAAGTCACAGAGTCTTGCAACATGGCGAGCACAGAGGATCAAGAGGACTCCATGCCTCTGGAAGACTCAGAAGAGTTTTATATCACGGCTGAGACCAGTCTTTATGATGACGATGACACTTATAATTCAGACGACGACGAAGATGAGTCAGAAACAGGCTACTGGATCACCTGCAGCACCGGCTGCGACATTGACATCAACACCTGGGTGCCATACTACTCCACTGAACTCAACAAACCAGCTATGATCTTCTGCTCCAACGGAGACGGTCACTGGGTCCATGCCCAGTGCATGGGCTTGTCAGAGACCATGCTGCTGCATCTGTCACAAGAAAACTCCAAATATTTCTGCAACGATCACAGCA is a window encoding:
- the RAG2 gene encoding V(D)J recombination-activating protein 2 encodes the protein MSLQMISVTNNSSLIQPGFSLLRIKDEVFLFGQKGWPKRSCPTGIFLLDLKNDELKLRPTTFSNDSCYLPPLRYPAICNLAGNSEVEESQYLIHGGKTPNNELSNKMYVMSTIYRTNKKTTFCCTEKELEGDIPVGRYGHSINVVYSRGKKMCVIFGGRSYIPQGLRNSENWNSVEDCEPCVFLIDLEFGCSTSYALPQLQHGFSFHVSLARNNTVYILGGHCLKSNSRPPTLYKLKIDLPLGSPSISCTLLPGGLSLSSAIVTQIGSKDFVIVGGYESDTQKRMVCHAITLEDDSIEISRKDSPEWTSEIKHGKIWFGSNMGNGAVLFGLPGDNKQQATDSNFFYVLNFGQEKVTESCNMASTEDQEDSMPLEDSEEFYITAETSLYDDDDTYNSDDDEDESETGYWITCSTGCDIDINTWVPYYSTELNKPAMIFCSNGDGHWVHAQCMGLSETMLLHLSQENSKYFCNDHSKVARDMQTPKKVPPVKTTSMKALHRKTPSKVRTPIKKSFIRRLFQ